In one Bosea sp. RAC05 genomic region, the following are encoded:
- the mraY gene encoding phospho-N-acetylmuramoyl-pentapeptide-transferase, whose protein sequence is MLVWLADFSGTFPILNVFRYITFRAGGATATALLVVFFFGPAAISWLRIKQGKGQPIRTDGPESHLAKRGTPTMGGLMILGGLLVATLLWGNLRNPYVWVVLGVTIGYGAIGFYDDYLKVTKQSHKGFSGKARLGLEMAIALVACWAVMELGPPAIASGFAMPFLKELIIPLGIFFPLVTAFVVVGAGNAVNLTDGLDGLAIVPVMIAAATFGFISYLTGNAIFANYLQIHHVPGAGELAVVCGAVIGAGIGFLWFNAPPAQIFMGDTGSLGLGGLLGVIAVATKHEIVLAIVGGLFVIEALSVIIQVFVYKRTGKRVFLMAPIHHHFEKLGWTEPQVVIRFWIISVVLALIGLSTLKLR, encoded by the coding sequence ATGCTCGTCTGGCTCGCCGACTTCTCGGGCACGTTCCCCATCCTGAACGTCTTCCGGTACATCACCTTCCGGGCCGGCGGCGCGACCGCGACGGCGCTGCTCGTGGTCTTCTTCTTCGGACCGGCGGCGATCTCCTGGCTGCGGATCAAGCAGGGCAAGGGCCAGCCGATCCGAACCGACGGGCCGGAATCCCACCTCGCCAAGCGCGGAACGCCGACCATGGGCGGCCTGATGATCCTCGGCGGGTTGCTGGTGGCGACCTTGCTCTGGGGCAATCTGCGCAACCCTTATGTCTGGGTCGTGCTCGGCGTGACGATCGGCTACGGCGCGATCGGCTTCTATGACGACTATCTCAAGGTCACCAAGCAGTCCCACAAGGGCTTCTCCGGCAAGGCGCGGCTCGGCCTCGAAATGGCGATCGCGCTCGTCGCCTGCTGGGCGGTGATGGAACTCGGCCCGCCCGCGATCGCATCGGGTTTCGCCATGCCCTTCCTGAAGGAGTTGATCATCCCGCTCGGGATCTTCTTCCCGCTCGTCACAGCCTTCGTGGTGGTCGGTGCCGGCAACGCGGTGAACCTCACCGACGGCCTCGACGGCCTCGCCATCGTCCCGGTGATGATCGCGGCGGCGACCTTCGGCTTCATCTCCTACCTGACCGGCAACGCGATCTTCGCCAATTACCTGCAGATCCATCACGTGCCCGGCGCGGGCGAACTCGCCGTTGTCTGCGGCGCGGTGATCGGCGCCGGCATCGGCTTTCTCTGGTTCAACGCGCCGCCGGCCCAGATCTTCATGGGCGATACCGGCTCGCTCGGCCTGGGCGGCCTGCTCGGCGTCATCGCAGTCGCGACCAAGCACGAGATCGTGCTGGCGATCGTCGGCGGGCTCTTCGTCATCGAGGCGCTCTCGGTGATCATCCAGGTCTTCGTCTACAAGCGCACGGGCAAGCGCGTCTTCCTGATGGCGCCGATCCACCACCATTTCGAGAAGCTGGGCTGGACCGAGCCGCAGGTCGTGATCCGCTTCTGGATCATCTCCGTGGTGCTGGCGCTGATCGGCCTGTCGACGCTGAAGCTGCGCTGA
- a CDS encoding UDP-N-acetylmuramoylalanyl-D-glutamyl-2,6-diaminopimelate--D-alanyl-D-alanine ligase translates to MSAPLWSGDELVAALGARADGAVPTAVTGISIDTRTLEPGDAFFAITGEARNGHDFVAAALEKGAALAVVDEAHAAQFAGRGALAIVPDVLKAMERAGTVRRAELKAGVIAVTGSVGKTGTKEALRLVLSRQGKTHAPVASYNNHWGVPLTLCRTPRDVDYAVYEIGMNHPGEILPLAKLVRPQVSIITTIQPVHLAAFSSLEGIAEEKAGVFWELEPGGTAILNADIPQADLLERIARSGPAGRVIRFGESLEADVRLISCALRSDVSTVDAVVMGQPITYRLGSPGKHIVINSLAVLAAAKAIGADLALAALALGDLRPPAGRGAQQRLEAAGGPFTLIDESYNGNPASVKAAIENLGRIPVGGRGRRIAVLGDMLELGPTGPELHKGLGPAITANGIDSVFACGPLMRGLYDSLPSTLRGAYAAQASGLEPLVLDTVRAGDVIMIKGSLGSRMGPIVKALTARFPASSAED, encoded by the coding sequence ATGAGCGCCCCTCTCTGGAGCGGAGACGAACTGGTCGCGGCGCTGGGTGCGCGGGCCGATGGCGCGGTCCCGACCGCCGTCACGGGCATCTCGATCGATACCCGCACGCTGGAGCCGGGCGACGCCTTCTTCGCCATAACCGGCGAGGCCCGCAACGGGCATGACTTCGTCGCGGCGGCCCTGGAGAAGGGTGCTGCGCTCGCCGTGGTCGACGAGGCTCATGCGGCCCAGTTCGCCGGCCGGGGCGCGCTCGCCATCGTGCCCGACGTGCTCAAGGCGATGGAGCGCGCCGGCACGGTCCGCCGGGCGGAGCTGAAGGCCGGCGTGATCGCGGTCACGGGCTCCGTCGGCAAGACCGGCACCAAGGAGGCGCTCCGGCTGGTGCTCTCGCGCCAGGGCAAGACCCATGCGCCGGTCGCCTCCTACAACAACCATTGGGGCGTGCCGCTGACGCTGTGTCGGACGCCCCGCGACGTGGACTACGCCGTCTACGAGATCGGCATGAACCACCCCGGCGAGATCCTGCCGCTGGCGAAGCTGGTGCGGCCGCAGGTCTCGATCATCACGACGATCCAGCCTGTCCATCTCGCGGCCTTTTCCTCGCTGGAGGGGATCGCCGAGGAGAAGGCCGGCGTCTTCTGGGAACTGGAGCCCGGCGGCACCGCCATTCTCAATGCCGACATCCCCCAGGCCGACCTGCTGGAGCGCATCGCCAGGTCCGGCCCGGCCGGGCGCGTGATCCGCTTCGGCGAGAGCCTCGAAGCCGATGTCAGGCTGATCTCCTGCGCGCTGCGCTCCGACGTTTCGACCGTCGATGCGGTGGTGATGGGGCAGCCGATCACCTACCGGCTCGGCAGCCCGGGCAAGCACATCGTGATCAATTCGCTCGCCGTGCTGGCGGCCGCGAAGGCGATCGGTGCCGATCTGGCGCTGGCGGCGCTGGCGCTGGGTGATCTGCGTCCGCCTGCCGGGCGCGGGGCGCAGCAGCGGCTCGAGGCGGCCGGCGGCCCGTTCACGCTGATCGACGAGAGCTACAACGGCAATCCGGCCTCGGTGAAGGCGGCGATCGAGAATCTCGGCCGCATCCCGGTGGGTGGCCGCGGGCGGCGCATCGCCGTGCTCGGCGACATGCTGGAACTCGGGCCGACGGGCCCCGAACTGCACAAGGGGCTCGGGCCGGCGATCACCGCCAACGGCATCGACAGCGTCTTCGCCTGCGGCCCGCTGATGCGCGGCCTCTATGACAGCTTGCCTTCGACCCTGCGGGGGGCTTATGCCGCGCAGGCGAGCGGGCTCGAGCCGCTCGTGCTGGACACCGTGCGGGCCGGCGACGTCATCATGATCAAGGGGTCGCTCGGTTCGCGCATGGGGCCGATCGTCAAGGCGCTGACGGCCCGCTTTCCCGCCTCGTCGGCAGAAGACTAG
- a CDS encoding UDP-N-acetylmuramoyl-L-alanyl-D-glutamate--2,6-diaminopimelate ligase, with amino-acid sequence MTEAFSLGRLFPGAFASDAGRTVAGVAFDSRKVSPGDVFVALAGAKADGARFIQDAVGKGAIAVVSGGPRPDGLDPAVAFAEVAEPRLALSLAAAQIHPRQPGTIVAVTGTSGKSSVADFTRQIFQTLGHEAASLGTIGIVTARGADYGSLTTPDPLSLHASLDRLAGEGVTHLAMEASSHGLDQHRLDGVRLAAGAFLNLGRDHLDYHPTVADYLAAKLRLWTLLPRGAPVVINRDEPYAEEAAQAALAAGHRLIGIGRKGETIRLVASVRDGFSQQLAVAVDGREHRVTLPLVGDFMAGNALVAAALAIATGDAPDRALQAIAGLTGVAGRLERVGEAKGGLVVVDYAHKPDALAAVLSTLRGYATGRLICVFGCGGDRDTGKRPVMGAIAAEKADIAIVTDDNPRSEDPAAIRAQVMAASPKLREIGDRAEAIRAAVAMLMPGDVLVVAGKGHETGQIIGDRTYPFSDQDVVRTAIAEIAG; translated from the coding sequence ATGACAGAAGCTTTCAGCCTCGGCCGCCTGTTTCCGGGCGCCTTCGCCTCCGACGCCGGGCGCACCGTCGCTGGCGTCGCCTTCGACAGCCGCAAGGTCTCGCCGGGCGACGTCTTCGTCGCGCTCGCCGGTGCCAAGGCGGACGGCGCGCGCTTCATTCAGGATGCCGTCGGCAAGGGGGCCATCGCTGTGGTCTCGGGCGGGCCGCGCCCGGACGGGCTCGACCCGGCCGTCGCCTTCGCCGAGGTCGCCGAGCCGCGTCTCGCGCTGTCGCTGGCCGCCGCGCAGATCCATCCGCGCCAGCCCGGGACCATCGTCGCGGTCACCGGCACCAGCGGCAAATCCTCGGTTGCCGATTTCACCCGCCAGATCTTCCAGACGCTCGGCCATGAGGCGGCGAGCCTCGGCACCATCGGCATCGTCACCGCAAGGGGCGCCGATTACGGCTCGCTCACGACGCCGGACCCGCTGTCGCTGCACGCCTCGCTCGACCGCCTGGCCGGGGAGGGCGTGACCCATCTCGCCATGGAGGCCTCCTCGCACGGGCTCGACCAGCACCGGCTCGACGGCGTCCGGCTGGCGGCGGGCGCTTTCCTCAATCTCGGGCGCGACCATCTCGACTATCATCCGACGGTGGCCGACTACCTCGCCGCCAAGCTGCGGCTCTGGACGCTGCTGCCCAGGGGGGCGCCGGTCGTGATCAACCGCGACGAGCCCTATGCGGAGGAGGCGGCGCAGGCGGCCCTTGCCGCCGGACACCGGTTGATCGGCATCGGCCGCAAGGGCGAGACGATCCGGCTCGTCGCGAGCGTCCGCGACGGCTTTTCGCAACAGCTGGCCGTGGCGGTCGACGGCCGCGAACACCGCGTGACGCTGCCGCTCGTTGGCGACTTCATGGCCGGCAACGCGCTGGTCGCCGCCGCGCTGGCGATCGCGACCGGTGATGCCCCGGACCGCGCGCTGCAGGCGATCGCGGGGCTGACCGGCGTGGCGGGGCGGCTCGAGCGCGTCGGCGAGGCGAAGGGCGGCCTCGTCGTGGTCGACTACGCGCACAAGCCCGATGCGCTGGCCGCCGTGCTCTCGACGCTGCGGGGCTATGCGACCGGCCGGCTGATCTGCGTCTTCGGCTGCGGCGGCGATCGCGACACCGGCAAGCGCCCGGTGATGGGGGCGATCGCGGCGGAGAAGGCCGACATCGCGATCGTCACCGACGACAATCCGCGCAGCGAGGACCCCGCCGCGATCCGGGCGCAGGTGATGGCGGCGTCGCCGAAGCTGCGCGAGATCGGCGACCGGGCGGAGGCGATCCGGGCCGCCGTCGCCATGCTGATGCCGGGCGATGTTCTGGTCGTGGCCGGAAAAGGCCATGAAACCGGCCAGATCATCGGCGACCGGACCTATCCCTTCTCCGACCAGGACGTGGTGCGGACGGCTATCGCGGAGATCGCAGGATGA
- a CDS encoding peptidoglycan D,D-transpeptidase FtsI family protein has protein sequence MSETATKAAEAVAESATDAAPRRRFGALRDVFRMSGEKSQPRVGLVILGFSVLFLAITGRLVMLATLPNEQVGLRRATSTAISAARPDIVDRNGEVMATDIRTVSVFAEPRKILDKDEATELLTAVLPDLDAKDLRDKLGTKKGFVWIKREITPRQQAEVHRLGIPGVGFVPENKRVYPNGTAAAHVLGFANVDNVGIAGIEKYIDSQGLQDLNGAGLATEASDLKPMTLSIDLRAQHALRDELTKGIEKYRAIAAAGAIMDVNTGEMIALVSLPDFDPGNPVDALEKDRINRMNVGVYEMGSTFKALTIAMALDSGKANINSSYSTAGGMMRFGRQVIKEYHGTGRTLTVPEVFLHSSNMGSIKMALAVGVEGHKAFLRKMMQLDRMTTELPESAAPIVPQRWGEINTATIAFGHGLAVAPLQAMAAVAALVNGGTLITPTFLKRTEAEAKKTGIRVIKPETSEAMRFIMRLNGEKGSARKADVAGYFVGGKTGTAEKVINGRYAKNKNFTTFTAIAPSDKPKYLFLAIYDEPKGYAESGGYSTAAWNAGITTGKVIERTAPILGLPPRFEPPTAPFPLMARLGAWGTR, from the coding sequence ATGAGCGAGACCGCGACGAAGGCCGCCGAGGCCGTGGCCGAGAGCGCAACGGACGCCGCGCCCCGGCGCCGCTTCGGTGCGTTGCGCGATGTCTTCCGGATGAGCGGCGAGAAGAGCCAGCCGCGCGTCGGCCTGGTCATCCTCGGCTTCTCGGTGCTGTTCCTGGCGATCACGGGGCGCCTCGTCATGCTCGCGACGCTGCCCAACGAGCAGGTCGGCCTGCGCCGCGCCACCTCGACCGCAATCTCGGCCGCGCGGCCCGATATCGTCGATCGCAACGGCGAGGTGATGGCGACCGACATCCGCACCGTCTCCGTCTTCGCCGAACCGCGGAAGATCCTCGACAAGGACGAGGCCACGGAACTGCTGACCGCCGTCCTGCCCGATCTCGACGCCAAGGATCTGCGCGACAAGCTCGGCACCAAGAAGGGCTTCGTCTGGATCAAGCGCGAGATCACCCCGCGCCAGCAGGCCGAGGTCCATCGGCTGGGCATTCCCGGCGTCGGCTTCGTGCCCGAGAACAAGCGCGTCTATCCCAACGGGACGGCGGCCGCCCATGTGCTCGGCTTCGCCAATGTCGACAATGTCGGCATCGCGGGAATCGAGAAGTACATCGACTCGCAGGGGTTGCAGGATCTCAACGGCGCCGGCCTCGCGACGGAGGCCTCTGATCTGAAGCCGATGACGCTGTCGATCGACCTGCGTGCCCAGCACGCGCTGCGCGACGAACTCACGAAGGGCATCGAGAAGTACCGGGCGATCGCGGCCGCAGGCGCGATCATGGACGTCAACACCGGCGAGATGATCGCGCTGGTGTCGCTGCCGGATTTCGACCCCGGCAACCCGGTCGATGCGCTGGAGAAGGACCGGATCAACCGCATGAATGTCGGCGTCTACGAGATGGGCTCGACCTTCAAGGCGCTGACCATCGCGATGGCGCTGGATTCCGGCAAGGCCAACATCAATTCGAGCTACTCGACCGCCGGCGGCATGATGCGGTTCGGCCGCCAGGTCATCAAGGAGTACCACGGCACGGGCCGGACCCTGACCGTGCCGGAGGTCTTCCTGCACTCGTCGAACATGGGCTCGATCAAGATGGCGCTGGCCGTCGGCGTCGAGGGCCACAAGGCGTTCCTGCGCAAGATGATGCAGCTAGACCGGATGACGACCGAACTGCCCGAAAGCGCTGCGCCGATCGTTCCGCAGCGCTGGGGCGAGATCAACACCGCCACGATCGCCTTCGGGCATGGTCTCGCGGTCGCGCCGCTGCAGGCGATGGCGGCCGTGGCCGCGCTGGTCAATGGCGGCACGCTGATCACGCCGACCTTCCTGAAGCGGACAGAAGCCGAGGCGAAGAAGACCGGCATTCGGGTGATCAAGCCCGAGACCTCGGAAGCGATGCGCTTCATCATGCGGCTCAACGGCGAGAAGGGCTCGGCGCGGAAGGCGGATGTGGCGGGCTACTTCGTCGGCGGCAAGACCGGAACGGCCGAAAAGGTCATCAACGGCCGCTATGCGAAGAACAAGAATTTCACGACCTTCACGGCGATCGCGCCGTCGGACAAGCCGAAATACCTGTTCCTGGCCATCTATGACGAGCCCAAGGGCTATGCCGAGAGCGGCGGCTATTCGACCGCCGCCTGGAACGCGGGCATCACCACCGGCAAGGTGATCGAGCGCACCGCGCCGATCCTCGGTCTGCCGCCGCGCTTCGAGCCGCCGACCGCGCCCTTCCCGCTGATGGCGCGGCTGGGAGCCTGGGGCACGCGCTGA
- the ftsL gene encoding cell division protein FtsL: protein MIKLLHVVAIGALVSSAFYAYTIKYETTLEAEQVQKIRMKIHRERDAIAVLKAEWQFLNRPDRLQALAERHLDLQPFSVTQVVRMADVPNRGPKVDAIGRKLEDLGLGLPTETPRDRKPSATTPGGRP, encoded by the coding sequence ATGATCAAGCTGCTGCATGTGGTCGCGATCGGTGCGCTCGTCTCCTCGGCCTTCTACGCCTACACGATCAAATACGAGACCACGCTCGAGGCCGAGCAGGTCCAGAAGATCCGCATGAAGATTCACCGCGAGCGTGACGCGATCGCGGTGCTGAAGGCCGAGTGGCAGTTCCTCAACCGCCCCGACCGGCTGCAGGCGCTGGCCGAGCGCCATCTCGATCTGCAGCCCTTCTCGGTGACGCAGGTGGTGCGCATGGCCGACGTGCCCAATCGCGGGCCGAAGGTCGACGCCATCGGCCGCAAGCTCGAGGATCTCGGCCTCGGGCTCCCGACCGAGACCCCGAGGGATCGCAAGCCGAGCGCCACGACGCCGGGAGGCCGCCCATGA
- the rsmH gene encoding 16S rRNA (cytosine(1402)-N(4))-methyltransferase RsmH translates to MPGRSKTRGHLAEGPAESGAAHVPVLLAEVLSALTPRPGGRYLDGTFGAGGYARAILEAAPDLSLLALDRDPTAITGGAGLVAEMDGRLTLAQACFGELAEEAERFGRVPLDGIVLDIGVSSMQIDQAERGFSFRFDGPLDMRMGREGRSAADLVNEAEEGVLADIFYHYGEERRSRAVARAIIEARRKAPLTTTKQLADLVAGIVWTEPGGAHPATRVFQSLRIAVNDELGELVRALHAAESVLAPGGRLVVVTFHSLEDRIVKQFLAERSGRAPAGSRHAPVVAASQPTFSLVNRGPVGPSEAEMRLNPRARSAKLRAAARNEAPARPADPDLVALAGLPEPQPRRRPRA, encoded by the coding sequence ATGCCGGGTCGCTCGAAAACGCGCGGACATCTGGCCGAAGGGCCTGCCGAGAGCGGCGCGGCGCATGTGCCGGTGCTGCTCGCGGAGGTGCTGAGCGCGCTGACGCCGCGGCCGGGCGGGCGCTATCTCGACGGAACCTTCGGGGCCGGGGGCTATGCCCGCGCAATTCTCGAGGCTGCGCCGGATCTCAGCCTGCTCGCGCTCGACCGGGACCCGACGGCGATCACCGGAGGCGCAGGCCTCGTCGCGGAGATGGACGGCCGGCTGACGCTGGCGCAGGCCTGCTTCGGCGAACTGGCGGAGGAGGCGGAGCGCTTCGGGCGCGTGCCGCTCGACGGCATCGTGCTCGACATCGGTGTCTCCTCGATGCAGATCGACCAGGCCGAGCGCGGCTTCTCGTTTCGCTTCGACGGGCCGCTCGACATGCGCATGGGCCGCGAGGGGCGCAGCGCCGCCGATCTCGTCAACGAGGCGGAGGAGGGCGTCCTCGCCGACATCTTCTACCATTACGGCGAAGAGCGGCGTTCCCGCGCCGTGGCGCGCGCGATCATCGAGGCGCGGCGCAAGGCCCCGCTGACGACGACGAAGCAACTCGCCGATCTCGTCGCCGGCATCGTCTGGACGGAGCCCGGCGGGGCGCATCCGGCGACGCGGGTGTTCCAGTCGCTGCGGATCGCCGTCAACGACGAGCTGGGCGAGCTGGTGCGTGCGCTGCACGCGGCCGAAAGCGTGCTGGCGCCGGGCGGACGGCTCGTGGTCGTGACCTTCCATTCGCTCGAGGACCGCATCGTCAAGCAGTTCCTGGCCGAGCGTTCCGGGCGCGCTCCGGCGGGCTCGCGCCATGCGCCGGTGGTGGCTGCGTCGCAGCCGACCTTCAGCCTCGTCAACCGCGGACCGGTCGGGCCGTCGGAAGCCGAAATGCGGCTCAATCCGCGGGCGCGCTCGGCCAAGCTGCGGGCGGCGGCGCGCAACGAGGCGCCGGCTCGCCCCGCCGATCCCGATCTCGTCGCGCTCGCCGGCCTGCCCGAGCCGCAGCCCCGCCGGAGGCCCCGCGCATGA
- a CDS encoding division/cell wall cluster transcriptional repressor MraZ translates to MTDRFVSNFTNRLDAKGRVSIPSSFRAVLAKDGYEGLYVHPALDLAAFDAGGHALRRTIDDILARFSPFSEEWESLSTALNGTSEVLKVDPEGRIMLSEALRAHTGISETVTFVGHGHKFQIWEPERFRAHLDAARAKLRDVKRALGASPPTPGGAG, encoded by the coding sequence TTGACGGACCGCTTCGTCTCGAATTTCACCAATCGGCTCGATGCGAAGGGCCGCGTCTCGATTCCCTCCAGCTTCCGGGCCGTCCTGGCGAAGGACGGCTACGAGGGGCTTTACGTTCACCCGGCACTCGATCTCGCCGCCTTCGATGCCGGCGGGCATGCCCTGCGCCGGACGATCGACGACATCCTGGCGCGCTTCTCGCCCTTCTCGGAGGAGTGGGAATCGCTGTCGACGGCGCTGAACGGCACCTCGGAGGTGCTGAAGGTCGATCCGGAGGGACGCATCATGCTGAGCGAGGCGCTGCGGGCCCACACCGGGATCTCCGAGACGGTGACCTTCGTCGGGCACGGCCACAAATTCCAGATCTGGGAACCGGAGCGGTTCCGGGCGCATCTCGACGCAGCCAGGGCGAAACTGCGGGACGTCAAGCGGGCGCTGGGGGCCTCGCCGCCTACGCCTGGGGGCGCGGGCTGA
- a CDS encoding organic hydroperoxide resistance protein: MKTLYTAHGSATGGREGKAATDSGNVSVVLNTPKELGGGGGEGTNPEQLFAMGYSACFLGALKFVAGKEKVKIPEDAKVSAAVGIGARDDGTGFGIAVALTVSVPGVDRAVVEDLVQKAHIVCPYSHATKGNIDVDLKVA; encoded by the coding sequence ATGAAGACCCTCTACACCGCACATGGCTCCGCCACCGGCGGCCGCGAAGGCAAGGCCGCGACGGACTCAGGCAATGTCAGCGTCGTTCTCAATACCCCGAAGGAGCTCGGCGGCGGCGGCGGCGAGGGCACCAATCCCGAGCAGCTCTTCGCCATGGGCTATTCCGCCTGCTTCCTCGGCGCGCTCAAGTTCGTCGCCGGCAAGGAGAAGGTGAAGATCCCGGAGGACGCGAAGGTCAGCGCCGCCGTCGGCATCGGCGCGCGCGACGATGGCACAGGCTTCGGCATCGCCGTCGCGCTGACGGTCTCGGTGCCCGGCGTCGACAGGGCGGTCGTCGAGGACCTCGTCCAGAAGGCCCATATCGTCTGCCCCTACTCGCACGCGACGAAGGGCAACATCGACGTCGACCTCAAGGTGGCGTGA